The proteins below come from a single Benincasa hispida cultivar B227 chromosome 4, ASM972705v1, whole genome shotgun sequence genomic window:
- the LOC120075369 gene encoding probable WRKY transcription factor 50 isoform X1: protein MIGIQISNQHLTMSESDLFEKPGFEFTNWMFDGWLNETSSSLADSVMYPVYQEGEVDEFVGNTIHQGEPSNRDSGREREVGERFAFKTKSEVEILDDGFKWRKYGKKKVKNSPNPRNYYKCSVEGCPVKKRVERDREDPKYVITTYEGVHTHESS, encoded by the exons ATGATTGGAATACAAATAAG TAACCAGCACCTCACTATGTCGGAGAGCGATCTTTTCGAGAAGCCGGGGTTTGAGTTTACAAACTGGATGTTCGATGGGTGGCTGAATGAAACCTCTTCGTCTCTGGCCGACTCGGTGATGTACCCGGTTTATCAAGAGGGAGAGGTTGATGAGTTTGTTGGGAACACCATTCACCAAGGAGAGCCTAGCAACA GAGACAGTGGGAGAGAGAGGGAAGTTGGAGAAAGATTTGCATTCAAGACAAAATCAGAAGTCGAGATTCTTGATGATGGTTTCAAGTGGAGGAAATATGggaagaagaaggtgaagaacaGCCCAAATCCAag GAACTACTACAAATGCTCCGTCGAAGGCTGTCCGGTGAAGAAAAGAGTGGAAAGAGATCGTGAGGATCCGAAGTACGTGATAACGACATACGAGGGTGTTCATACTCATGAAAGTTCttga
- the LOC120075369 gene encoding probable WRKY transcription factor 50 isoform X3, with the protein MSESDLFEKPGFEFTNWMFDGWLNETSSSLADSVMYPVYQEGEVDEFVGNTIHQGEPSNRDSGREREVGERFAFKTKSEVEILDDGFKWRKYGKKKVKNSPNPRNYYKCSVEGCPVKKRVERDREDPKYVITTYEGVHTHESS; encoded by the exons ATGTCGGAGAGCGATCTTTTCGAGAAGCCGGGGTTTGAGTTTACAAACTGGATGTTCGATGGGTGGCTGAATGAAACCTCTTCGTCTCTGGCCGACTCGGTGATGTACCCGGTTTATCAAGAGGGAGAGGTTGATGAGTTTGTTGGGAACACCATTCACCAAGGAGAGCCTAGCAACA GAGACAGTGGGAGAGAGAGGGAAGTTGGAGAAAGATTTGCATTCAAGACAAAATCAGAAGTCGAGATTCTTGATGATGGTTTCAAGTGGAGGAAATATGggaagaagaaggtgaagaacaGCCCAAATCCAag GAACTACTACAAATGCTCCGTCGAAGGCTGTCCGGTGAAGAAAAGAGTGGAAAGAGATCGTGAGGATCCGAAGTACGTGATAACGACATACGAGGGTGTTCATACTCATGAAAGTTCttga
- the LOC120076664 gene encoding uncharacterized protein At4g33100 translates to MGIKKESKSSASATSRCADLRAAYHNCFNRWYSEKFVKGHWDEEPCDSEWQKYRACLSEHLVDKKLKRFLEEETLVHSSMKADGS, encoded by the exons ATGGGCATCAAGAAAGAGAGCAAAAGCTCCGCTTCTGCAACATCGCGGTGTGCTGATCTCAGGGCTGCGTATCACAATTGTTTCAATCG ATGGTACTCAGAGAAGTTTGTAAAAGGTCATTGGGATGAAGAACCCTGCGACTCCGAGTGGCAGAAATACAGAGCTTGCCTCTCG GAGCATTTGGTTGATAAGAAGTTGAAGCGTTTCTTGGAAGAGGAAACACTGGTTCATTCCTCCATGAAAGCTGATGGGAGTTAA
- the LOC120075369 gene encoding probable WRKY transcription factor 50 isoform X2 has protein sequence MSYNSNQHLTMSESDLFEKPGFEFTNWMFDGWLNETSSSLADSVMYPVYQEGEVDEFVGNTIHQGEPSNRDSGREREVGERFAFKTKSEVEILDDGFKWRKYGKKKVKNSPNPRNYYKCSVEGCPVKKRVERDREDPKYVITTYEGVHTHESS, from the exons ATGTCTTACAATAGTAACCAGCACCTCACTATGTCGGAGAGCGATCTTTTCGAGAAGCCGGGGTTTGAGTTTACAAACTGGATGTTCGATGGGTGGCTGAATGAAACCTCTTCGTCTCTGGCCGACTCGGTGATGTACCCGGTTTATCAAGAGGGAGAGGTTGATGAGTTTGTTGGGAACACCATTCACCAAGGAGAGCCTAGCAACA GAGACAGTGGGAGAGAGAGGGAAGTTGGAGAAAGATTTGCATTCAAGACAAAATCAGAAGTCGAGATTCTTGATGATGGTTTCAAGTGGAGGAAATATGggaagaagaaggtgaagaacaGCCCAAATCCAag GAACTACTACAAATGCTCCGTCGAAGGCTGTCCGGTGAAGAAAAGAGTGGAAAGAGATCGTGAGGATCCGAAGTACGTGATAACGACATACGAGGGTGTTCATACTCATGAAAGTTCttga
- the LOC120075368 gene encoding protein PLASTID MOVEMENT IMPAIRED 1-RELATED 1-like: MKSENGDGLGESDGGRLLEEIEAISKALYLHKGHTNSIFCPPDGRSGSHLAESRSRFNQRYHKDGESLVDETERRSSSTWNWKKSLKALTHIRHRKFNCVFYLKVHSIEGLPSSFNGYSLSVHWKRKDEVLQTRPSKVFQGMAEFDETLIHKCVIYGGKSLANHSAKYDPKLYLIYVSMLGAPQLDFGKHWVDLTRILPLTLEELEGDKCSGNWSTSFRLAGNARGASLNVSFSFLVTKDDPMKLSGPENVVQLLKLLHHKSRLSNHDAHLNSTNFNGLPNPDGNNSHNLEYGSITSTQIFKTGIFDELNPNVELSESINLLYSKMDEAGQHKSEHSGSELAEQLELKSNEEHKSDEVIGGGNYDSGEFSIIECGIELAGTEDSLDKVDQTTEGSKEETISLDDEIIKDDKVAIEIKSSIVLKDAVCDIHVDDTTGDDFEYEENNLTLKVEEVASDELSSDSDLKWTSRSVETDSPLAVGELVECENVMDAKENCARKSLSLDDSYESVASDFLKMLGLEHGSARFSDPDILSPRERLLREFEEESLIFGNPLLDCSATEEWQDFGGVDMEFASENQDEDFDFSSIYVAEEVQEEGHQSLRNRRNAKILEDLETEHLMREWGLNERDFEHSPHYSSSGFGSPIELPLEEEPPKLCLLGEGFGAFLKMNGGGFLRSMSPWLSQNTSIGQSLVIQCSEPVVLPAELGHDIMEIAQNLALAGTENLSTLAKKLMPLDNITGKTLQQMVSECSPSSSTTLLEREPMIENNVLCSSVSCCERKDLEGLPSCKKDSSLQSLMNSEMHQDLVSPDDLACLAMEKMETLLIEGLRIQSGLTNDETPARISARPFHCLPARGRRHSNSDSSCRLEGLKELQFMDRPNTAGDVVGLMELSITLEHWLSLDAGNINDDDKNGQHIMKTLVAHGANYADIIERLSKDINSGISSNELGLFGNKLVVALMVQLRDHLRDYEPVGGPMMCVMEVERFFINTARDTASEMSSANNGNEPLQAQEDSHETNHSQQKADGHFVRAFKISAIHLLGVNSVPNKMQFWGTTMQQQSGSRWLLSSGMGRNFKLPLSKSKAIVQFSSLGTKAPAGDILWSISSDIHEGMISKSLASSSHKRNPDIVILNQSINLHIRCS, translated from the exons ATGAAGTCTGAGAATGGTGATGGGTTAGGGGAATCTGATGGGGGAAGGTTGCTTGAGGAAATTGAGGCAATAAGTAAAGCTTTGTACTTGCACAAGGGCCacacaaactcaattttttgtcCACCTGATGGACGGTCAGGATCCCACTTGGCTGAATCAAGATCAAGATTCAACCAGCGATATCATAAGGATGGGGAATCATTGGTGGATGAAACTGAAAGAAGGTCATCATCTACATGGAACTGGAAGAAATCTTTGAAAGCTCTTACCCATATTCGGCATCGAAAGTTCAACTGTGTATTCTATCTCAAGGTTCATTCCATAGAAGGTTTGCCTTCAAGTTTCAATGGTTATAGTTTAAGTGTGCATTGGAAAAGGAAGGATGAGGTTTTGCAAACTCGTCCGTCTAAGGTTTTCCAAGGCATGGCGGAATTTGACGAGACTTTGATTCACAAATGTGTGATATATGGTGGGAAAAGTTTGGCTAATCACTCGGCGAAATATGACCCTAAGCTTTACTTGATCTATGTTTCTATGCTTGGAGCACCACAGCTTGATTTTGGCAAGCATTGGGTTGACCTCACAAGGATTTTACCTCTTACCTTGGAGGAGCTTGAGGGGGATAAATGTTCTGGGAATTGGTCGACCAGCTTTCGACTTGCAGGCAACGCGAGAGGTGCTAGCCTGAATGTCAGTTTCAGTTTTTTAGTAACTAAGGATGATCCAATGAAATTGAGCGGTCCTGAAAATGTTGTCCAACTCCTGAAGTTATTGCACCATAAGTCAAGGCTTTCTAACCATGATGCACACCTTAATTCTACTAATTTTAACGGGCTCCCAAATCCAGATGGAAATAATTCACATAATCTAGAATATGGATCTATTACCTCTACTCAGATTTTCAAAACAGGAATTTTCGACGAACTAAATCCAAACGTGGAGCTCTCTGAGTCGATTAACCTTTTGTATAGTAAGATGGATGAGGCAGGCCAGCATAAGTCAGAGCATTCAGGTTCTGAGTTGGCTGAGCAGCTCGAATTAAAATCTAATGAGGAACACAAGTCTGATGAAGTAATTGGTGGAGGTAATTATGACTCTGGTGAGTTTTCCATTATTGAATGTGGGATAGAATTAGCTGGGACAGAagatagcttggataaagttgatcAGACTACTGAGGGCTCCAAAGAAGAAACTATTTCTTTGGATGATGAGATCATAAAAGACGACAAAGTTGCCATTGAGATTAAGTCAAGCATCGTGTTGAAGGATGCAGTTTGCGATATTCATGTAGATGATACTACAGGGGATGACTTCGAATATGAAGAGAATAACCTAACACTAAAGGTGGAAGAAGTTGCTTCAGATGAGTTGAGTTCAGATTCTGATCTCAAGTGGACCTCACGGTCGGTGGAGACTGATTCTCCATTAGCTGTTGGCGAGCTTGTCGAATGTGAAAACGTTATGGATGCCAAGGAGAATTGTGCTAGAAAATCTCTTAGCCTAGACGACTCTTATGAATCAGTGGCCAGTGATTTCCTAAAGATGCTGGGGTTGGAGCATGGTTCTGCGAGGTTTTCAGATCCTGATATATTGTCTCCTAGAGAGCGtttattgagagaatttgagGAGGAATCCCTAATTTTTGGCAATCCATTATTGGATTGTTCAGCTACAGAAGAGTGGCAGGATTTTGGAGGTGTTGATATGGAGTTTGCTTCTGAAAATCAAGATGaggattttgatttttcttccatttatGTTGCTGAAGAAGTACAAGAGGAGGGGCATCAGTCCTTGAGAAATAGAAGGAACGCCAAAATTCTTGAGGACTTGGAGACGGAACATTTAATGAGAGAATGGGGCTTAAACGAGAGAGATTTTGAGCACTCTCCACATTATAGTTCAAGTGGATTTGGGAGCCCTATTGAGTTGCCCCTAGAAGAAGAGCCACCAAAGTTATGTTTACTTGGAGAAGGTTTCGGTGCATTTCTTAAGATGAACGGTGGCGGATTTTTGCGGTCCATGAGTCCTTGGCTCTCTCAGAACACTAGCATTGGACAGAGTTTAGTCATTCAATGTTCTGAACCAGTTGTTCTACCTGCTGAATTGGGTCATGATATTATGGAGATAGCACAGAATTTAGCATTAGCAGGAACTGAAAACCTTTCGACACTGGCTAAAAAGTTGATGCCATTGGACAATATAACCGGGAAAACTCTCCAGCAAATGGTATCGGAATGTTCTCCCAGCAGTAGCACAACATTGCTTGAGAG AGAGCCTATGATCGAGAATAATGTATTGTGTAGTTCGGTTTCATGCTGTGAAAGGAAAGACCTCGAAGGATTACCATCTTGTAAAAAAGATAGTAGTCTTCAGTCTCTTATGAATTCCGAGATGCATCAAGACCTTGTGTCACCTGATGATCTAGCATGTCTGGCAATGGAAAAGATGGAAACCCTCTTAATAGAAGGATTAAGAATACAATCTGGCTTGACAAATGATGAGACACCAGCACGGATCAGTGCCCGCCCTTTTCATTGTTTGCCAGCCCGTGGACGGAGGCATTCCAATTCGGACAGTTCTTGTAGATTGGAAGGATTAAAGGAACTGCAGTTTATGGATCGCCCCAATACAGCAGGTGATGTTGTTGGGTTGATGGAACTTTCAATAACATTGGAGCACTGGTTAAGTCTTGACGCTGGTAACATTAATGACGATGATAAAAATGGTCAGCACATTATGAAGACTCTTGTGGCTCATGGTGCTAACTATGCAGATATAATTGAAAGACTATCGAAAGATATAAACTCTGGGATATCCAGCAATGAGCTGGGATTGTTTGGGAACAAGCTTGTGGTGGCTCTGATGGTGCAACTTAGAGATCACTTACGTGATTACGAACCAGTTGGCGGCCCGATGATGTGTGTAATGGAGGTTGAGAGGTTTTTTATCAACACAGCTCGTGACACAGCCAGTGAAATGAGCAGTGCCAACAATGGGAATGAGCCATTGCAAGCACAAGAAGACAGTCATGAAACTAACCATAGCCAGCAGAAAGCAGATGGACACTTCGTTCGTGCATTTAAAATCTCTGCTATTCATCTTTTGGGTGTAAACTCTGTGCCTAATAAGATGCAATTCTGGGGAACCACGATGCAGCAGCAATCGGGATCCCGGTGGTTGCTTTCGAGTGGAATGGGTAGAAACTTCAAGCTCCCATTATCCAAATCGAAAGCAATCGTTCAATTTTCGTCACTCGGTACCAAAGCTCCGGCCGGCGATATCTTGTGGAGCATTTCCTCTGATATACACGAGGGAATGATTTCTAAGTCATTGGCTTCGAGTTCACATAAAAGAAACCCAGATATTGTGATCTTGAACCAAAGTATTAATCTACATATACGTTGTAGTTGA